Proteins from a single region of Drosophila biarmipes strain raj3 chromosome 3R, RU_DBia_V1.1, whole genome shotgun sequence:
- the LOC108024449 gene encoding putative OPA3-like protein CG13603 isoform X1, which yields MVVGAFPLGKLALLAIKHISKPIGNLIKRTAQKNPSFKTVVVSPPARLYHVIDVRSRMWMLGLGQPRFIPPLNEAMTIQMGGDILGEMVIFIIGASLVIAEFSRQSRNDKIKHEKHKVHREKLEERIGELNDKVSRQAKEISHLKSMVVGRRVNNFKHSDSRDLECN from the exons ATGGTTGTGGGCGCTTTTCCACTGGGAAAACTCGCCTTGCTTGCCATCAAGCACATAAGTAAGCCTATTGGGAATCTGATCAAACGAACGGCGCAAAAGAATCCGTCATTCAAAACCGTGGTTGTCTCTCCGCCAGCAAGAT TATATCACGTTATCGATGTGCGCTCGAGAATGTGGATGCTGGGGCTGGGACAACCTCGTTTTATTCCTcccttaaatgaggccatgaCAATTCAAATGGGAGGCGATATTCTGGGCGAGATGGTGATCTTTATAATTGGTGCTTCGCTGGTGATAGCAGAGTTTTCAAG GCAGTCGAGGAATGACAAAATAAAACACGAAAAGCACAAGGTTCATAGGGAGAAACTGGAGGAAAGAATTGGGGAGCTCAACGACAAGGTCTCCCGCCAGGCCAAGGAAATCAGTCACCTCAAGTCGATGGTGGTGGGGCGCAGGGTTAACAATTTCAAACACAGCGATAGCAGGGATTTGGAATGTAACTGA
- the LOC108024769 gene encoding 26S proteasome regulatory subunit 4: MGQNQSAQGGAGDKKDDKDKKKKYEPPIPTRVGKKKRRAKGPDAAMKLPQVTPHTRCRLKLLKLERIKDYLMMEDEFIRNQERLKPQDEKNEEERSKVDDLRGTPMSVGNLEEIIDDNHAIVSTSVGSEHYVSILSFVDKDQLEPGCSVLLNHKVHAVVGVLSDDTDPMVTVMKLEKAPQETYADIGGLDTQIQEIKESVELPLTHPEYYEEMGIKPPKGVILYGPPGTGKTLLAKAVANQTSATFLRVVGSELIQKYLGDGPKLVRELFRVAEEHAPSIVFIDEIDAVGTKRYDSNSGGEREIQRTMLELLNQLDGFDSRGDVKVIMATNRIETLDPALIRPGRIDRKIEFPLPDEKTKRRIFTIHTSRMTLAEDVNLSELIMAKDDLSGADIKAICTEAGLMALRERRMKVTNEDFKKSKESVLYRKKEGTPEGLYL, from the exons ATG GGACAAAACCAATCGGCCCAAGGGGGCGCTGGCGACAAGAAGGATGACAaggacaagaagaagaagtaCGAGCCCCCAATCCCGACGCGCGTTGGCAAGAAGAAGCGGCGCGCAAAGGGTCCGGATGCGGCCATGAAGCTGCCCCAGGTCACGCCCCACACCCGCTGCCGCCTTAAGTTGCTGAAGCTGGAACGCATCAAGGATTACCTGATGATGGAGGACGAGTTCATCCGCAACCAGGAGCGCCTGAAGCCCCAGGACGAGAAGAACGAGGAGGAGCGTTCCAAGGTGGACGACCTGCGCGGCACCCCCATGTCCGTGGGCAACCTGGAGGAGATCATCGACGACAACCATGCCATCGTGTCTACCTCGGTGGGCTCCGAACACTATGTAAGCATCCTGTCCTTTGTGGACAAGGACCAGCTGGAACCGGGCTGCTCCGTCCTGCTTAATCACAAAGTCCACGCTGTGGTCGGAGTCCTCAGCGACGACACCGATCCCATGGTCACTGTGATGAAGCTGGAGAAGGCCCCGCAGGAGACCTACGCCGATATCGGTGGCTTGGACACTCAGATCCAGGAGATCAAGGAGTCCGTTGAGCTGCCCCTGACCCATCCCGAGTACTACGAGGAGATGGGCATCAAGCCGCCGAAGGGAGTCATCCTGTATGGCCCACCTGGAACGGGCAAGACCCTGCTGGCCAAGGCTGTGGCCAACCAGACCTCGGCGACTTTCCTGCGTGTTGTGGGCTCAGAGCTCATCCAGAAGTACCTGGGCGATGGACCCAAGCTGGTGCGTGAGCTTTTCCGCGTGGCCGAGGAGCATGCGCCATCCATTGTGTTCATCGACGAAATCGATGCTGTGGGCACAAAACGTTACGATTCCAATTCTGGTGGCGAGCGCGAGATCCAGCGTACCATGTTGGAGCTGCTTAACCAGCTGGATGGTTTCGATTCGCGCGGAGATGTCAAGGTGATCATGGCAACCAATCGTATTGAGACCCTAGATCCGGCGCTAATTCGTCCCGGTCGTATTGACCGTAAGATCGAGTTCCCGCTGCCGGATGAGAAGACCAAACGACGCATCTTTACCATCCACACGTCGCGCATGACGCTGGCCGAGGACGTAAACCTCAGCGAACTGATCATGGCCAAGGATGACCTCTCCGGCGCCGACATCAAGGCCATCTGCACGGAAGCCGGTTTGATGGCGCTGCGCGAGCGCCGCATGAAGGTGACCAACGAGGACTTCAAGAAATCAAAGGAGAGCGTCCTGTACCGAAAGAAGGAGGGCACGCCCGAGGGTCTTTACTTATAA
- the LOC108024801 gene encoding zinc finger imprinted 3, producing MSALIKMHIGTPVKGPHAGRMVTTAGNPRRLNNPISVPIYELPEYVCVETKWVTRRYALENSIPVNGLHDPLTNGAASDAPPKSAQQDKLNESTGVFASEVAVPCRERAIQTEEPTTKEVGIQCRRDSVEWNLPEAQPKEVPETNDYAGFLTYVSENTSMFPNGMLECQICGDIGNTLLEHQSHMTVHFGPSALCFNCGQKLGHENLLKRHNLSCPAMAPRKSTMLFKCPHPLCNAMSHSEMQLLHHLRKHNGRKCYRCLQCRRYFRSTTSILVHRKKEPKCSKAKVLTLFRRHKGLPKGRKDPRRCSVCLKRFSSERVCLRHRRKCILSHHRQLSKILFKEL from the coding sequence ATGTCAGCCTTGATTAAGATGCATATCGGGACCCCGGTGAAGGGCCCTCACGCCGGCAGAATGGTGACCACCGCAGGCAATCCTCGCCGCCTGAATAACCCCATCTCAGTGCCCATCTATGAGCTGCCGGAATACGTGTGCGTGGAGACCAAATGGGTGACCAGGAGATATGCACTCGAGAACTCCATACCTGTAAATGGGCTCCACGATCCGTTGACCAATGGTGCGGCTTCGGATGCCCCGCCGAAATCCGCACAGCAGGATAAGCTAAACGAATCCACCGGGGTCTTTGCGAGCGAAGTTGCAGTTCCGTGCAGAGAGCGTGCCATACAAACAGAGGAGCCGACCACCAAGGAGGTGGGCATTCAGTGTCGCCGGGATTCGGTGGAGTGGAACCTGCCCGAAGCGCAGCCCAAGGAGGTTCCCGAGACCAACGACTACGCTGGATTTCTCACCTATGTCAGCGAGAATACCAGCATGTTTCCCAATGGTATGCTGGAGTGCCAGATCTGCGGCGATATAGGCAACACTTTGCTGGAGCATCAGTCCCACATGACCGTGCACTTTGGGCCGAGTGCTCTTTGTTTCAATTGTGGCCAGAAGCTTGGCCACGAGAACCTCTTGAAGCGCCACAATCTCAGTTGCCCCGCCATGGCGCCCAGAAAGTCAACCATGCTCTTTAAGTGCCCACATCCACTTTGCAACGCTATGAGCCACTCGGAGATGCAGTTGCTACATCACCTAAGAAAGCACAACGGCAGGAAGTGCTACAGGTGCTTACAGTGCAGACGATACTTTAGGAGCACCACCTCCATTCTGGTCCATCGAAAGAAGGAGCCGAAATGTTCCAAGGCAAAAGTGCTCACCCTCTTCCGCAGACACAAGGGGCTGCCCAAGGGCAGAAAAGATCCCAGACGCTGCTCAGTTTGCTTGAAGCGCTTCAGCAGCGAGAGAGTTTGCTTGCGGCACCGCAGAAAGTGCATCCTAAGCCATCACCGACAGCTGTCTAAGATCCTCTTCAAGGAGTTATGA
- the LOC108024427 gene encoding 40S ribosomal protein S19b has translation MPGVTVKDVDQQVLTMNLGAFLKKSGKIAVPEQADYIKTAKFKETGPTDADWFYIRCASIMRHLYLRNPSGVAALTKIYGGRKRNGVHPSKYCRSSDGCIRKALQALENARLVEKHPDGGRKLTPLGQRDLDRIANRIAVKQREAITPLSIIVTT, from the exons ATGCCGGGAGTAACAGTCAAGGATGTAGACCAGCAAGTTCTGACAATGAACTTGGGtgcttttttgaaaaaatcggGAAAAATCGCAGTCCCCGAGCAGGCCGACTACATAAAAACGGCCAAATTCAAGGAGACTGGGCCCACCGATGCCGATTGGTTCTACATTCGCTGTGCCTCCATCATGAGACACCTGTACCTGCGTAATCCTTCCGGAGTTGCGGCCTTAACCAAAATCTATGGGGGACGCAAGCGCAACGGGGTCCATCCGTCCAAGTACTGCCGCTCCTCGGACGGCTGCATTCGCAAG GCCCTTCAAGCCTTAGAAAATGCCCGCCTGGTGGAGAAGCATCCGGATGGTGGACGCAAGTTGACTCCACTTGGCCAACGTGACTTGGATCGCATTGCCAACCGTATTGCGGTTAAGCAACGAGAGGCCATTACACCACTCTCGATAATTGTCACCACATAA
- the LOC108024449 gene encoding putative OPA3-like protein CG13603 isoform X2, giving the protein MVVGAFPLGKLALLAIKHISKPIGNLIKRTAQKNPSFKTVVVSPPARLYHVIDVRSRMWMLGLGQPRFIPPLNEAMTIQMGGDILGEMVIFIIGASLVIAEFSSRGMTK; this is encoded by the exons ATGGTTGTGGGCGCTTTTCCACTGGGAAAACTCGCCTTGCTTGCCATCAAGCACATAAGTAAGCCTATTGGGAATCTGATCAAACGAACGGCGCAAAAGAATCCGTCATTCAAAACCGTGGTTGTCTCTCCGCCAGCAAGAT TATATCACGTTATCGATGTGCGCTCGAGAATGTGGATGCTGGGGCTGGGACAACCTCGTTTTATTCCTcccttaaatgaggccatgaCAATTCAAATGGGAGGCGATATTCTGGGCGAGATGGTGATCTTTATAATTGGTGCTTCGCTGGTGATAGCAGAGTTTTCAAG TCGAGGAATGACAAAATAA
- the LOC108024787 gene encoding putative OPA3-like protein CG13603 encodes MVIGVFPAAKLGVLAIKQISKPIANVIKSNAKSSPFFRKYICMPPAQFYNWVEVKTKMWALNMGGRVNVPPLNEAMAIELGANLLGEFIIFSIGAGLLIFEYSRQTIKENKKNELAQAEKMELTNTLTEMSFRLERQDAQIREMTRVLADLDSRNIFRWHKEPIQEYVPFDPSTPDQSASARNPKSIDSLYDPQGGMAFRALHFLDTQIFVDGRNRKAKEALRHLDEVAEQLEQSLGEATAVTVASPLPAKATL; translated from the exons ATGGTTATTGGCGTCTTCCCGGCGGCCAAGCTTGGTGTCTTGGCCATCAAGCAGATCAGCAAGCCGATAGCCAATGTAATTAAGTCCAACGCCAAGTCGAGTCCCTTCTTCAGAAAGTACATTTGCATGCCGCCGGCGCAGT TCTACAATTGGGTGGAGGTCAAGACCAAGATGTGGGCCCTGAACATGGGAGGCCGGGTGAATGTCCCGCCGCTGAACGAGGCGATGGCCATTGAGCTAGGAGCCAATCTGCTGGGCGAATTCATCATCTTCTCGATCGGAGCCGGTCTCCTGATCTTCGAGTACTCGAG ACAAACCATCAAGGAGAACAAGAAGAATGAGTTGGCGCAGGCGGAAAAGATGGAACTGACCAACACGCTGACGGAGATGAGCTTCCGGCTGGAGCGCCAGGATGCCCAGATAAGGGAAATGACGCGAGTGCTGGCTGATCTAG ATTCGCGCAACATCTTCCGCTGGCACAAGGAGCCTATTCAGGAGTATGTTCCCTTCGATCCCAGCACGCCGGATCAGAGCGCCAGCGCCAGGAACCCCAAGTCCATCGACAGTTTATATGACCCGCAGGGCGGCATGGCCTTCCGAGCCCTGCATTTCCTGGACACGCAGATCTTCGTGGACGGACGCAACCGCAAGGCCAAGGAGGCACTCCGGCACCTGGATGAGGTGGCCGAGCAGCTGGAACAGTCGTTGGGAGAGGCCACTGCCGTCACTGTCGCCAGCCCACTGCCAGCGAAAGCAACCCTTTGA
- the LOC108024770 gene encoding uncharacterized protein LOC108024770 produces the protein MDQNVKNIDLKLDNIEVLTTGTAAEFVNGILDFLLYQRRQIPFVYKTYKYYVDKWSDAEESKETKERESFANYQLNQQRSKAKATKQSISDMRELIRQAFRTSEVKSLRFLFGNTTFMPTEAYTLHIPHDSISRDHFYEHHALPEGRINQALLRLLTCEELYTLFSTELNATNVFLEMELLADVENAKGFHSDSVNLIPKDVVSQLPRSCKNIHLNLLHCTDNITTELRCCKDLAIYQDLGLLKLDKSEEDDSRTSDSLEATKESSGWWQAEVIVRGFRAPANQKSGSLWSS, from the exons ATGGATCAAAATGTCAAGAATATCGATCTCAAACTGGACAATATTGAGGTTCTGACCACCGGCACGGCGGCGGAGTTTGTTAATGGCATCCTGGACTTCCTGCTCTATCAACGCCGCCAAATACCTTTCGTGTACAAAACGTACAAATATTATGTGGATAAATGGTCTGATGCGGAGGAATCTAAGGAAACCAAGGAAAGGGAGTCCTTTGCTAACTACCAACTTAACCAGCAGCGCTCCAAGGCAAAGGCCACCAAACAGTCCATTAGTGACATGCGAGAG CTCATAAGACAAGCCTTCAGAACATCGGAAGTGAAGAGCCTGCGATTTCTATTTGGCAATACCACCTTTATGCCCACGGAGGCTTATACCTTGCACATACCACATGACTCCATATCCAGGGATCACTTTTACGAGCATCATGCTCTACCCGAAGGTCGTATAAACCAGGCGCTACTCCGTCTGCTAACCTGCGAGGAGTTATACACCTTGTTCTCCACGGAACTGAATGCCACCAATGTGTTTCTGGAAATGGAACTCCTTGCGGACGTGGAGAATGCAAAAGGTTTCCATAGTGACTCAGTTAATTTGATTCCCAAGGACGTCGTGAGCCAACTGCCGCGTAGTTGCAAGAACATACACCTGAACCTCCTGCATTGCACAGACAATATAACGACTGAACTACGGTGCTGCAAGGATTTGGCCATTTACCAGGATCTTGGCTTGCTGAAATTGGACAAGTCTGAAGAAGACGATAGCAGGACTAGCGACTCTTTGGAGGCAACCAAGGAATCCAGTGGCTGGTGGCAAGCCGAGGTCATAGTTCGCGGATTCAGGGCTCCTGCCAACCAAAAGTCAGGATCTTTGTGGTCTAGCTAA
- the LOC108024786 gene encoding elongation of very long chain fatty acids protein F, which yields MLDIFKKPYADSKQLPLASGPLPILIIIAGYLLVVFKAGRKFMEHREPYNLRGVLKCYNVFQICYNMMMLLPGYYFMLVFQPYNFRCMTILPQDHPLKSWERTISYAYYINKIVDLLDTVFCVLRKKYMQITFLHVFHHVLMPSAGYLIIRFQGYGGHLFFLCSFNVIVHIFMYGYYYSAIEGNAVRWKRYLTLLQMMQFILMFGHCAFTAMQRECKASQGTLFLVSCATAVMFIMFANFYFQCYMKSKEKRN from the exons atgctGGACATTTTCAAGAAACCCTATGCGGACTCCAAGCAACTGCCGTTGGCCAGTGGACCGCTTCCCATCCTGATTATCATCGCTGGTTATCTGCTGGTCGTCTTCAAGGCGGGCAGAAAGTTCATGGAGCACCGCGAGCCGTACAATCTTCGGGGAGTGCTTAAGTGCTACAACGTGTTCCAGATCTGCTACAACATGATGATGCTCTTGCCC GGATACTACTTCATGCTAGTCTTCCAGCCGTACAACTTTCGCTGCATGACCATCCTGCCGCAGGACCATCCCCTGAAGAGTTGGGAGCGCACCATCAGCTATGCCTACTACATTAATAAGATTGTGGACCTGCTGGACACCGTGTTCTGTGTGCTGCGCAAGAAGTACATGCAAATAACGTTCCTGCACGTGTTCCACCACGTGCTGATGCCCTCTGCAGGATACTTGATAATCCGCTTCCAGGGCTATGGAGGTCATCTCTTCTTCCTCTGCTCCTTCAATGTCATCGTCCACATCTTCATGTATGGCTACTACTATTCGGCGATCGAGGGCAACGCTGTGCGCTGGAAACGCTACCTGACGCTCCTGCAAATGATGCAGTTCATCCTCATGTTCGGCCACTGTGCCTTCACCGCCATGCAGCGCGAGTGCAAGGCCTCGCAGGGCACCCTCTTCCTGGTCAGCTGCGCCACCGCGGTCATGTTCATCATGTTTGCCAATTTCTACTTCCAGTGCTACATGAAATCGAAGGAAAAGAGGAATTGA
- the LOC108024450 gene encoding putative OPA3-like protein CG43998, protein MVIGRFPVGKLLVFGMKRVSKPFGDLLMWMGKHHPFIRNYVIIPPAQLYNTFEVRSKLRMLRLKQPRRIPRLTPPIATRLGADMLSEAFVFSIGLGLLYYEISKTYTKNQKQDQEIEDQKRALDECVDCISKDVERQQKDINWIRAALNV, encoded by the exons ATGGTGATCGGCAGGTTCCCAGTGGGaaaacttttagtttttggcaTGAAACGGGTTAGCAAGCCGTTTGGCGATCTCCTGATGTGGATGGGCAAGCACCATCCCTTCATCCGGAACTACGTCATCATTCCGCCAGCCCAGCTCTACAATACCTTCGAGGTGCGTTCCAAGCTGAGGATGCTTCGTCTGAAACAGCCCAGGCGGATTCCACGTCTCACGCCTCCAATTGCCACCAGGTTGGGCGCGGATATGCTGAGCGAGGCTTTTGTTTTCTCCATTGGTCTCGGTCTTCTATACTACGAGATTTCTAA AACTTATACTAAAAATCAAAAGCAAGACCAGGAAATTGAGGATCAGAAAAGAGCTCTAGATGAATGTGTTGACTGTATCAGTAAGGATGTGGAGCGGCAGCAAAAGGATATCAACTGGATTAGGGCAGCCCTGAATGTATGA
- the LOC108024785 gene encoding nucleoporin Ndc1 encodes MSSSSTSNACKLLLLGRCLRAVLLSVAIQFLLLTVFLLSVNFTLLHPLQWVTGTLRLVASWYTWFASIPLVVSVVLYGVSLCQQHLSERPYCPTRYRWLLHYGPRKLLFLGAHILVGLLTAWLYTGYLHMDYQHLRYQCSAEECVSAYHVYLLGMGIAAGCYYFVSVHMRHEISIEFPVVEQSRAEKLRELLYASLPRSLVRSLMPTLSYTLAFWLFGPLICRKLSYILSVDVDQRLEGFFGVAINLRLLFYGYLLTAQILSNMHLMRCFYGILLSEDLPLVVTKQRAAFAHEQEITMVAGLGVFNVYVVQCLAAHYFYKLALRKGSTQRAEIFQLTEPGNRPANWRSLCDQCLSILGSFTEDLTESMQKISVLKGAQSLPIPKISETVSTSLMAEKLLLRQYNQTHGIRPILLPKPEEAANRPAADGVRHVPNWCERVSTQLEQGLQRLIQRIPGIVYLFNEPEGSKTTFLLANSLPVVYMTQALAQICVASLKEDPYGVVQNDLPAIIKAINKLRNELEKLSSVIGNLKAPSSSFKVLRCAVRRSLYAICNSFCDYLGDILPPGEELRQLQDLVCQD; translated from the exons ATGTCATCCAGTTCCACCAGCAATGCCTGcaagctgctgctcctcggccGCTGCCTGCGCGCCGTGCTCCTCAGCGTGGCCATTCAGTTCCTGCTGCTCACCGTCTTCCTGCTGTCGGTGAACTTCACGCTGCTCCACCCGCTCCAATGGGTGACGGGAACGCTGCGTCTGGTGGCCAGCTGGTACACCTGGTTCGCCAGCATCCCACTGGTGGTCTCCGTGGTCCTGTACGGCGTGTCCCTGTGCCAGCAGCACCTGTCGGAGCGCCCCTACTGTCCTACTCGCTACCGCTGGCTCCTGCACTACGGTCCCCGCAAGCTGCTCTTCCTGGGCGCCCACATCCTGGTCGGACTCCTCACCGCTTGGCTATACACCGGCTATCTGCACATGGACTATCA GCATCTGCGATACCAGTGCTCTGCTGAGGAATGCGTGAGTGCCTACCATGTCTATCTGCTGGGCATGGGCATTGCGGCCGGCTGCTACTACTTTGTCTCCGTTCACATGCGACATGagatttcaattgaatttcccGTCGTTGAGCAATCCCGGGCAGAAAAGTTGCGTGAACTACTCTATGCCAGCTTGCCCCGGTCTCTGGTTAGATCCTTGATGCCCACGCTCAGCTACACGCTCGCTTTTTGGCTTTTCGGACCTCTGATTTGCCGCAAACTCAGTTACATTCTTTCCGTGGACGTGGACCAGCGACTGGAGGGATTCTTCGGCGTGGCCATCAATTTGCGACTGCTTTTCTACGGCTATTTGCTGACCGCTCAGATACTGAGCAACATGCACCTCATGCGCTGCTTCTATGGCATTCTGCTCTCGGAGGATCTGCCCCTGGTGGTGACCAAACAGCGAGCGGCCTTTGCCCATGAGCAAGAGATCACCATGGTGGCGGGTCTTGGAGTCTTCAACGTTTACGTGGTCCAGTGCCTGGCTGCTCACTATTTCTACAAGTTGGCGTTGCGAAAGGGTTCGACCCAGCGGGCGGAGATTTTCCAGCTCACAGAGCCGGGCAATCGGCCAGCAAATTGGCGCTCCCTCTGCGACCAGTGCCTGAGTATTCTCGGCAGCTTCACCGAGGACCTCACCGAGTCCATGCAGAAGATAAGTGTGCTCAAGGGAGCTCAGAGCCTGCCCATACCGAAAATCAGCGAAACCGTTTCAACTAGCTTGATGGCCGagaagctgctgctgcgacaGTACAACCAAACGCACGGTATTCGACCCATTCTGTTGCCTAAACCCGAGGAAGCCGCGAATCGCCCAGCTGCTGATGGCGTCCGCCATGTGCCCAACTGGTGCGAGCGAGTTTCCACGCAGCTGGAACAGGGGCTGCAGCGTTTGATCCAGCGGATTCCCGGCATTGTGTACCTCTTCAACGAGCCCGAAGGTTCCAAGACCACGTTTCTGCTGGCCAACTCGCTGCCTGTGGTTTATATGACGCAGGCTCTGGCGCAGATCTGTGTGGCCTCGCTCAAAGAGGATCCATACGGTGTGGTGCAGAACGACTTGCCGGCCATCATCAAGGCGATAAACAAGCTGCGGAACGAGCTGGAGAAGCTGAGTAGCGTGATTGGCAATCTCAAAGCACCTAGCTCCAGTTTCAAAGTCCTCCGCTGCGCTGTGCGCCGCAGCCTGTACGCCATCTGCAACTCCTTCTGCGACTACCTCGGCGATATCCTGCCCCCCGGCGAGGAACTGCGGCAGCTGCAGGACCTAGTCTGCCAGGATTAG
- the LOC108024800 gene encoding 28S ribosomal protein S22, mitochondrial, whose protein sequence is MHLLRHLRQLNGLQGVRQAIRQVSSAPTKTSALQYERDPQPLFTDAETQRLLQSMTQLNLDKVYRKRTVPDNSSETKFMTNEQLDNEFQDMVVRAQHMLQMPPIVQIKKDVERVIARDPALKDFDTTKYVFTDITFGRRQSERKVFVRETDGTLAHATLDTTKRMNQLYFPLEGRQSYTPRMFALEELLSKCLAEHKYEYVLDRLLVQYEPHEPEFHNISARVFEHLNESKQFELLRSTRHFGPMAFFYAWHRCIDDLLYDMIKRDYLHNAVELIALSYKVHKIPVEYQATLTELDKLHQTPAELALAELRSVFRRPDEKQSIEQEIHSAIGKTEADFAADEISLKFIEQYIASEHSLKKVQLELAVQTLKEVNREKLLLFQGLKKAHGVQAS, encoded by the coding sequence ATGCACCTGCTGCGGCACCTACGCCAGCTGAATGGCCTCCAGGGAGTGCGGCAGGCCATCCGCCAGGTGTCCTCGGCGCCCACGAAAACCTCCGCCCTGCAGTACGAGCGGGATCCGCAGCCGCTCTTCACGGATGCCGAAACCCAGCGGCTGCTCCAGTCCATGACGCAACTGAACTTGGACAAGGTGTATCGCAAGCGGACGGTGCCGGACAACAGCAGCGAAACGAAGTTCATGACCAACGAGCAGCTGGACAACGAGTTCCAGGACATGGTGGTGCGGGCCCAGCACATGCTGCAAATGCCACCAATTGTGCAGATCAAAAAAGATGTGGAGCGGGTGATAGCCAGAGATCCGGCGCTTAAGGACTTCGACACCACCAAGTATGTGTTCACGGACATCACTTTCGGTCGGCGCCAGTCGGAGCGAAAGGTATTTGTCCGGGAGACAGACGGAACCTTGGCCCACGCCACTCTGGACACCACAAAGCGGATGAACCAATTGTATTTCCCACTGGAGGGTCGCCAGTCGTACACCCCTCGCATGTTTGCCTTGGAGGAGCTGCTGTCCAAGTGCCTGGCTGAGCACAAGTACGAATACGTGCTGGACCGCCTTCTGGTGCAGTACGAACCCCATGAGCCCGAGTTCCATAATATTTCAGCACGCGTGTTTGAACATCTCAACGAGTCCAAGCAGTTCGAACTGCTGCGCTCCACCCGTCACTTCGGACCCATGGCCTTCTTCTACGCCTGGCATCGCTGCATCGACGATCTTCTGTACGACATGATCAAGCGCGATTACCTGCACAATGCCGTGGAGCTGATTGCCTTGAGCTACAAAGTACACAAAATCCCCGTGGAATATCAGGCTACCCTGACTGAGCTGGACAAACTGCATCAAACGCCCGCGGAGCTTGCTCTGGCGGAGCTGAGGAGCGTCTTCCGACGACCGGATGAGAAGCAAAGCATTGAGCAGGAGATCCACAGTGCCATTGGCAAAACGGAGGCTGATTTCGCCGCCGATGAAATCAGTTTAAAGTTCATCGAGCAGTACATTGCCAGCGAACATTCGCTAAAGAAGGTGCAACTGGAACTGGCGGTGCAGACCCTCAAGGAAGTCAACCGAGAGAAACTCTTGCTGTTCCAGGGTTTGAAGAAGGCCCACGGCGTTCAAGCTTCGTAG
- the LOC108024772 gene encoding uncharacterized protein LOC108024772, giving the protein MSAFEDSDGETDFKEISSTNYQRVQEKVAKISYADGIADGREKVFQDSFDEGFENGFKTGFELAKLSAFYEIMKNAQAETENIELRAEQEAYYQHKLADATDKAHFKYLEHQGESLNVISNKQRIYVDDLLGTLAQQLPATTNLFTSSSSGSSVNVV; this is encoded by the exons ATGTCGGCTTTCGAGGATTCTGATGGGGAAACCGATTTCAAGGAGATCAGCTCAACGAATTACCAACGCGTCCAGGAAAAAGTGGCCAAG ATAAGCTACGCAGATGGCATTGCCGATGGAAGGGAAAAGGTTTTCCAGGACAGCTTCGACGAGGGCTTTGAAAATGGTTTCAAAACTGGCTTTGAGCTGGCCAAACTAAGTGCCTTTTACGAGATTATGAAAAATGCGCAGGCGGAGACGGAAAACATAGAACTTAGAGCAGAACAAGAGGCTTATTACCAACATAAACTAGCAGATGCCACCGATAAAGCACACTTTAAGTATTTGGAGCATCAGGGTGAATCCCTCAATGTTATCTCGAACAAACAAAGGATCTATGTAGACGACCTGCTGGGAACTCTTGCGCAGCAACTCCCAGCCACAACAAATTTATTCACTTCGAGCAGCAGCGGTTCTAGTGTTAATGTGGTTTAA